CCCGGTAGCCGAGCTGGTAGAACCCGACGACGGCAGCGCCGAGATACCACCCGACGAACGCGTCGTCGCCCTCCATGATGAGGAAGAGCACGACACCGGAGGCGAAGATCCACTTCCCGTAGCCGAAGAGTTCGCGGGCGTGGTCGAGGTCGAATCGGGGCCACGGCCGGTAGTCGTCGACGAGGTAGGAGGCTATCAGCCGGATGAAGTCGCTCGCGACGAGCCCGAACACCAGCGCCCAGACTGACTGCGTGACGAACGCGACGCCGAGCGCGACGAGGACGTAGAAGACGGTACCGGAGATGGTGTAGAAGAACTGCTTGTCGAACCGGAGGTCCTTCTTGAGGTAGAGGAGGCCAGGGTTCTGGAGCCCCGAGAGCAACGGCGAGAGCGCGAGCACGCGGAGGACCGGCGTGAGCTCGGGCTGGTCGAAGACCGCGGGCGAGGCCATGAACGGGGCGACGAGGAACAATATCGCGGCGACCACGACGCCCCGGGCGTTCTGCATCATCCAGGCGGTGTCGAGGTAGGCGTCGACGTTCGCCTCCTCGCGCTGGATCAGCGCGGCGTCGATGCCCAGTCGCGAGAGCTGGGTCAGCCCGCTCATCACGACGAGCGCGAGCGCCATCACGCCGTAGTCGTCGGGACCGATGATCCGCGCGACGAACAGCACGATGACGAGCTGGAGGAAGCGGTCGAGGACGTTAGTGATCGTGACCCAGACGCCGCTGGTGACCGCCCGCTCGGAGAGGCTCTCGCCGGGGGCGAGAACACGTCGCAGGAGGTCCACGATGGTTCGGAGCGACACTCGCGGGTGGTTTTCGGGCCGAGGGTAAAAGCGCGCCGTCCCGCGGTCGTTCGTTCCCGACCCGTCTCGCTGTGGTGTGGTTTAAATTCGTTTCGGCGCGTCGCGCATCGTGCGACCGGGTGACCGGGTATATCCTCGAGCCGATACGACTCGAACCCATGACATCGGACGACGGATCCGCGGTGACTCTCTCCCGACGAAGACTGCTGGGCGGATGTGCGGTCGGTCTCGGGGCGTTCTCGGCGGGCTGTTCGGGTGCGACGCCGTTCGTCGGCAAGCGCGAGGAGTTCGACCGCACCCTCGGCATGACCGAGGGGCGACTCACCCTCGAAACCGACAGCGGGGCCGCGAGCGTCCGCCGGG
This is a stretch of genomic DNA from Halococcus salsus. It encodes these proteins:
- a CDS encoding lipopolysaccharide biosynthesis protein, with the protein product MSLRTIVDLLRRVLAPGESLSERAVTSGVWVTITNVLDRFLQLVIVLFVARIIGPDDYGVMALALVVMSGLTQLSRLGIDAALIQREEANVDAYLDTAWMMQNARGVVVAAILFLVAPFMASPAVFDQPELTPVLRVLALSPLLSGLQNPGLLYLKKDLRFDKQFFYTISGTVFYVLVALGVAFVTQSVWALVFGLVASDFIRLIASYLVDDYRPWPRFDLDHARELFGYGKWIFASGVVLFLIMEGDDAFVGWYLGAAVVGFYQLGYRVSNAPATEVTQTISSVVFPTYAKMQNDERQLRDGFFKTVQLTTFVSFPVAVGIAAVAPTFVNTFLTEEWGPMVPLIQLLAAWGLLRSLGATTGPLFQAIGRPEIATKIQFGKLVIIALLIYPATARYGAVGTALVIVGNSLFFSEPVSTYLAVRIVDGSYAKLLGLIAYPAVASAVMGLAVVGVHTAGIATGVLEFCLLVLVGVGVYTVCVVVFEAFSGYDSIRLCRRMAETMVS